A single window of Longimicrobium sp. DNA harbors:
- the aroQ gene encoding type II 3-dehydroquinate dehydratase yields MNIEVVHGPNLNLLGTREPGIYGRQTLAEIDLQLQAHGRELGARVRSFQSNHEGELVDFIHRSAEQGVDGFVVNAAAYTHTSVAIADALSGVARPYVEVHLSNVFARERFRHRSYLAAGAVGVVSGFGVDSYLLGLRALVDHLKRST; encoded by the coding sequence GTGAACATCGAGGTCGTGCATGGGCCCAACCTGAACCTGTTGGGCACCCGCGAGCCCGGGATCTACGGCCGCCAGACGCTGGCCGAGATCGACTTGCAGCTGCAGGCGCACGGCCGCGAGCTGGGCGCGCGGGTCCGCTCCTTCCAGAGCAACCACGAAGGCGAGCTGGTGGACTTCATCCACCGGTCCGCCGAGCAAGGCGTGGACGGGTTCGTGGTGAACGCGGCGGCGTACACGCACACCAGCGTGGCCATCGCCGACGCGCTGTCGGGAGTGGCGCGGCCGTACGTGGAGGTGCATCTTAGCAACGTGTTTGCCCGGGAGCGCTTCCGGCACCGGTCGTACCTGGCGGCCGGGGCGGTGGGCGTAGTCTCGGGCTTCGGCGTGGACAGCTACCTGCTGGGGCTGCGGGCCCTGGTGGATCATTTGAAGAGAAGTACCTAG
- the efp gene encoding elongation factor P, with product MATTADFRNGMTINMDGTLWTIMWFQHHKPGKGNTVVRSKLRNVLTGNVLEKTFRAGERIDEVRLEHRPMTYSYTDGHLYHFMDSQSFDDVALTGEVIGEDQLRYLKDGMEVDGLLHGEKVISVELPFFVTLTVTQTDPGVRGDTATGGTKPATLETGAVVQVPLFLNEGDVIRVDRREDKYIERAK from the coding sequence GTGGCGACGACGGCCGATTTCCGGAACGGAATGACCATCAACATGGATGGGACGCTGTGGACCATCATGTGGTTCCAGCATCACAAGCCGGGGAAGGGCAACACGGTGGTGCGCAGCAAGCTTCGCAACGTCCTTACCGGCAACGTGCTGGAAAAGACGTTCCGGGCGGGCGAGCGCATCGACGAGGTGCGCCTGGAGCACCGGCCCATGACGTACAGCTACACCGACGGCCACCTGTACCACTTCATGGACTCGCAGTCGTTCGACGACGTGGCCCTGACGGGCGAGGTCATCGGCGAAGACCAGCTGAGGTACCTGAAGGACGGCATGGAGGTGGACGGCCTGCTGCACGGCGAAAAGGTGATCTCCGTGGAGCTCCCCTTCTTCGTCACGCTCACCGTCACGCAGACGGACCCGGGCGTCCGCGGCGACACCGCCACCGGCGGCACCAAGCCCGCCACGCTGGAGACCGGCGCCGTGGTGCAGGTGCCGCTGTTCCTGAACGAGGGCGACGTCATCCGCGTCGACCGGCGTGAAGACAAGTACATCGAGCGCGCGAAATGA
- the accB gene encoding acetyl-CoA carboxylase biotin carboxyl carrier protein, with product MDLDFLRGLIDAVDASGIDSMEISRGGTRIRINKTPPPAPVAAAALPAPVAHAAPAAAPAPAAAAPSAAPAAGAAAPAAPASNLVDIKSPMVGTFYRSPAPEAPSYVEVGTRVGKGQTLCILEAMKLMNELPADTAGTIREILVENGEPVEYGQVLFRLDPA from the coding sequence ATCGATCTCGACTTCCTGCGCGGCCTGATCGACGCGGTGGACGCCAGCGGCATCGACTCGATGGAGATCAGCCGCGGCGGCACCCGCATTCGGATCAACAAGACGCCGCCCCCGGCTCCCGTGGCTGCCGCCGCCCTCCCCGCGCCGGTGGCCCATGCGGCTCCCGCGGCTGCACCGGCGCCCGCCGCCGCCGCGCCCAGCGCCGCCCCCGCCGCGGGCGCCGCCGCCCCGGCCGCGCCGGCCAGCAACCTGGTCGACATCAAGTCGCCCATGGTGGGCACCTTCTACCGCTCGCCGGCACCCGAGGCCCCGTCGTACGTGGAAGTGGGCACGCGCGTGGGCAAGGGGCAGACGCTCTGCATATTGGAGGCGATGAAGCTGATGAACGAGCTTCCCGCCGACACCGCCGGCACCATCCGCGAGATCCTGGTGGAGAACGGCGAGCCCGTGGAGTACGGCCAAGTGCTGTTCCGCCTCGACCCGGCGTGA
- a CDS encoding type IV pilus twitching motility protein PilT: protein MSTAEGVAVTKPGGGGREFSLRDALADLVRRGGSDLHLKVGRPPVVRVNGELVETDLPVLRPDDLKRCSEQTLNPRQREEFAERKEIDFAIGVQGLGRFRANIFQQRGTLGMALRGIPFEVPGLETLDLPPVLEQIAVTPRGLVLVTGVTGSGKSTTLAAMIRHLNERRAVNIVTVEDPIEFLHRDVRSIVSQREVGADTHSFHDALRHVLRQDPDVIMLGEIRDRPSMETVLKAADTGHLVLSTLHTADAAQTIGRIISFFPPHQHQEIRGMLANALRAVVSLRLIPRADRPGRVPAAEVLVNTAAIAQLIRTGDESQSIPDLIADGRVQYGMQTFDQSLLDLYSRGWISYEWAMHYASNPSEFALRVSGVQPGEQEVDWTGRRDA from the coding sequence GTGAGCACGGCGGAGGGGGTGGCCGTCACCAAGCCCGGCGGTGGCGGCCGCGAGTTCAGCCTGCGCGACGCGCTGGCCGACCTGGTCAGGCGCGGCGGCTCCGACCTTCACCTGAAGGTGGGCCGCCCGCCCGTGGTGCGCGTCAACGGCGAGCTGGTGGAAACCGACCTCCCCGTCCTCCGCCCCGACGACCTGAAGCGGTGCAGCGAGCAGACGCTGAACCCCCGCCAGCGCGAGGAGTTCGCCGAGCGTAAGGAGATCGACTTCGCCATCGGCGTGCAGGGGCTGGGGCGCTTCCGTGCCAACATCTTCCAGCAGCGCGGCACGCTGGGGATGGCCCTGCGCGGCATTCCCTTCGAGGTGCCCGGCCTGGAAACGCTGGACCTGCCGCCGGTGCTGGAGCAGATCGCCGTCACCCCGCGCGGGCTGGTGCTGGTGACGGGCGTCACCGGCTCCGGCAAGTCGACCACGCTCGCGGCGATGATCCGCCACCTGAACGAGCGGCGGGCGGTGAACATCGTCACGGTCGAGGACCCCATCGAGTTCCTTCACCGCGACGTGCGCTCCATCGTCAGCCAGCGCGAGGTGGGGGCCGACACGCACTCCTTCCACGACGCGCTGCGCCACGTGCTGCGGCAGGACCCCGACGTGATCATGCTGGGGGAGATCCGCGACCGGCCGTCGATGGAAACGGTGCTCAAGGCCGCCGACACGGGGCACCTGGTGCTCAGCACGCTGCACACGGCCGACGCGGCGCAGACCATCGGCCGCATCATCTCGTTCTTTCCGCCTCACCAGCACCAGGAGATCCGGGGGATGCTGGCCAACGCGCTGCGCGCGGTGGTCTCGCTTCGCCTGATCCCCCGCGCCGACCGGCCGGGGCGCGTTCCCGCGGCCGAGGTGCTGGTGAACACCGCCGCCATCGCGCAGCTCATCCGCACGGGCGACGAATCGCAGTCCATCCCCGACCTGATCGCCGACGGGCGGGTGCAGTACGGGATGCAGACCTTCGACCAGTCGCTGCTGGACCTGTATTCGCGCGGGTGGATCAGCTACGAGTGGGCCATGCACTACGCGTCGAACCCGTCCGAGTTCGCCCTGCGCGTGTCGGGAGTTCAGCCCGGCGAGCAGGAAGTGGACTGGACGGGCCGGCGCGACGCCTGA
- the accC gene encoding acetyl-CoA carboxylase biotin carboxylase subunit, whose protein sequence is MFRKVLIANRGEIALRVIRACRELGIRTVAVYSEADRESLHVRFADEDVCIGPPSARESYLNIPRIIAAAEITGADAIHPGYGFLAENAEFSEICEASEITFIGPTPQQIRMMGDKATARRTMRETGVPIVPGTDAIADPEEALAAAREIGFPVLIKAAAGGGGKGMRVAASEDEFVAAFGMARAEAASAFNDDSVYIEKYLARPRHIEFQILGDAHGRVIHLGERDCSIQRRHQKLLEEAPSPALSPELRQAMGDAAVAGAKAIDYVGAGTIEMLLNEDNSFYFMEMNTRIQVEHPVTEMCTGFDLVKEQIRAAAGLPLSLPDAEIQLRGHAIECRINAEDPSRNFAPSPGTISVFNAPGGPGVRVDTHVYSGYRVPPFYDSLLAKVIVHAPNRVEAIARMKRALAETVIEGVHTTIPFLRQVMDNPDFVAGEVDTKFLERWMAERAGS, encoded by the coding sequence GTGTTCCGCAAAGTTCTCATCGCGAACCGGGGCGAGATCGCCCTCCGCGTGATCCGCGCCTGCCGCGAGCTGGGCATCCGCACGGTGGCCGTCTACAGCGAGGCCGACCGCGAAAGCCTGCACGTGCGCTTCGCCGACGAAGACGTGTGCATCGGCCCGCCGTCGGCGCGCGAAAGCTACCTGAACATCCCGCGCATCATCGCCGCGGCCGAGATCACCGGGGCCGACGCCATCCACCCGGGCTACGGGTTTTTGGCGGAGAACGCCGAGTTCTCGGAGATCTGCGAAGCCAGCGAGATCACCTTCATCGGCCCCACGCCGCAGCAGATCCGCATGATGGGCGACAAGGCCACGGCCCGCCGCACCATGCGCGAGACGGGCGTGCCCATCGTTCCCGGCACCGACGCCATCGCCGACCCGGAGGAGGCGCTTGCCGCCGCGCGCGAGATCGGCTTTCCCGTGCTGATCAAGGCCGCCGCCGGCGGTGGCGGCAAGGGAATGCGGGTGGCCGCCAGCGAGGACGAGTTCGTGGCCGCCTTCGGCATGGCGCGGGCGGAGGCGGCGTCGGCGTTCAACGACGACTCGGTGTACATCGAAAAGTACCTGGCGCGCCCCCGCCACATCGAGTTCCAGATCCTGGGCGACGCGCACGGCCGCGTGATCCACCTGGGCGAGCGCGACTGCAGCATCCAGCGGCGCCACCAGAAGCTGCTGGAAGAGGCTCCCTCTCCCGCGCTGTCGCCGGAGCTGCGCCAGGCCATGGGCGACGCCGCAGTGGCGGGCGCCAAGGCCATCGACTACGTGGGGGCGGGCACCATCGAAATGCTGCTGAACGAGGACAACTCGTTCTACTTCATGGAGATGAACACGCGCATCCAGGTGGAGCACCCGGTCACCGAAATGTGCACGGGCTTCGACCTGGTGAAGGAGCAGATCCGCGCGGCCGCCGGGCTGCCGCTGTCGCTCCCCGACGCCGAGATCCAGCTGCGCGGCCACGCCATCGAGTGCCGCATCAACGCCGAAGACCCCTCGCGCAACTTCGCGCCGTCGCCGGGCACCATCTCGGTTTTCAACGCGCCCGGCGGGCCGGGGGTGCGGGTGGACACGCACGTGTACAGCGGCTACCGCGTGCCGCCGTTCTACGACTCGCTGCTCGCCAAGGTGATCGTGCACGCGCCCAACCGCGTAGAGGCGATCGCGCGGATGAAGCGCGCGCTGGCCGAAACGGTGATCGAGGGGGTGCACACCACCATCCCGTTCCTGCGGCAGGTGATGGACAACCCCGACTTCGTGGCCGGCGAGGTCGACACGAAGTTCCTGGAGCGGTGGATGGCCGAACGGGCGGGTTCCTGA
- a CDS encoding 2-phosphosulfolactate phosphatase has protein sequence MRLDVLLTPGELVPGEIAERTVVVLDVLRASSSIVEALAAGARALFPVGTIEEAIRLANTLGRDEVLLAGERKCLPIEGFDLGNSPGEFTAERIAGKIVVMSTTNGTIALTAASAGARVVVASWLNFQAVVDDLVRTGAEPVLLCAGRERVFGLEDAVCAGQLAAAVMKALPDEEWELNDGALAALALADEYPDPAKLFPVTAAGRSILEAGLGDDLAYCAQRDLRDAVPVLHDRQVTLAAPAAV, from the coding sequence ATGAGGCTGGACGTGCTGCTGACCCCCGGCGAGCTGGTTCCGGGGGAGATCGCCGAGCGCACCGTGGTGGTGCTGGACGTGCTGCGCGCGTCCAGCAGCATCGTCGAGGCGCTGGCGGCGGGCGCCCGGGCGCTGTTCCCGGTGGGCACCATCGAGGAGGCCATTCGCCTGGCCAACACGCTGGGGCGCGACGAGGTGCTGCTGGCGGGCGAGCGCAAGTGCCTGCCCATCGAGGGGTTCGACCTGGGCAACTCGCCGGGCGAGTTCACGGCCGAGCGCATCGCGGGCAAGATCGTGGTGATGTCCACGACCAACGGCACCATCGCGCTGACGGCGGCCTCGGCGGGGGCGCGGGTGGTGGTGGCCTCGTGGCTCAACTTCCAGGCGGTGGTCGACGACCTGGTGAGGACCGGGGCCGAGCCCGTGCTGCTGTGCGCGGGGCGCGAGCGGGTGTTCGGGCTGGAAGACGCCGTGTGCGCCGGCCAGCTCGCCGCGGCGGTGATGAAGGCGCTTCCGGACGAGGAGTGGGAGCTGAACGACGGCGCGCTCGCGGCGCTGGCCCTGGCCGACGAGTATCCCGACCCGGCCAAGCTCTTTCCCGTCACCGCCGCCGGCCGCTCCATCCTCGAGGCGGGGCTGGGCGACGACCTGGCGTACTGCGCGCAGCGGGACCTGCGCGACGC